The window CGGCTTACGCCGCCCAATCGCAAGCGGGAGAAGGACATGCCCGAGACCGAGACCATCGTCACCCTCGCCACCAACCGGGGCGAGATCGTGCTGCGCTTCTTCCCGGACAGCGCACCCGAGCACGTGAAGGGG of the bacterium genome contains:
- a CDS encoding peptidylprolyl isomerase — translated: MPETETIVTLATNRGEIVLRFFPDSAPEHVKG